Within Burkholderiales bacterium, the genomic segment TTCCAATCTGCTGCACGGTTTTGCGGTCGCGCTGACCTGGCAGAATCTTGTGTTCATGTTCGTGGGGATTTTGCTCGGCGTACTGATCGGCGTGTTGCCGGGGCTGGGCGGCGCCAACGGTGTTGCGATCCTGCTGCCGCTGACGTTTTCGATGCCGCCGACGTCGGCGATCATCATGTTGTCGTGCATCTACTGGGGCGCGCTGTTCGGCGGCGCGATCACATCGATTCTGTTCAATATTCCCGGCGAACCGTGGTCGGTCGCGAC encodes:
- a CDS encoding tripartite tricarboxylate transporter permease, whose amino-acid sequence is MEEFSNLLHGFAVALTWQNLVFMFVGILLGVLIGVLPGLGGANGVAILLPLTFSMPPTSAIIMLSCIYWGALFGGAITSILFNIPGEPWSVAT